A window from Clupea harengus chromosome 14, Ch_v2.0.2, whole genome shotgun sequence encodes these proteins:
- the sash1b gene encoding SAM and SH3 domain-containing protein 1 isoform X6, translating to MRRIVLENRLSMHKSSSEDGIGGKADSRKKNKSFWQNFRKSQKGTGRQMSKGGEDLGFVASEITMSDEERIQLMMMVKERMITVEEALARLKEFESQSRQASSTDTAEWNHSSSPSVNESNSNSREQSEDELEDSVTFRRLHKLVNSTRRVRKKLIRIDESKKPGSRECASSEASPSTEETTPIYSGVQRKLLVSQGDGLASVLQEQLSLDGDSDSLTTSPSSSSLDTYSSHKLFRAFGKSSSGGLIGTGGVAGGIPGRGAGSPLALGVLEAGSGSSFSEVEGGCEDEPHMSRSATEGEMRRGLSLNYHGRTCSFGGFDLSNRPLYSPSTLCDPNGKGGEDGLREMSRSPAPTRVSLGKKVRSVKETMRKRISKKYHSPVSSEQSSPIRGCSSLSPPLDTDTLEKPRLKAGGSVESLRSSLSGQSSMSGQTVSTTDSSASNRESVKSEDAEEEELPYHGPFCGRAQVHADFTPSPYDTDSLKLKKGDVIDIISKPPMGTWMGLLNNKVGTFKFIYVDVLSEEEKPRKSSRRRRKARPPKPTSVEELLERINLKEHMPTFMFNGYEDLDTFKLLEEEDLEELNIRDPQHKAVLMTAVELLQEYDSNSDPERAGGSSGSQEKLLLEGPVPAGDSPRDSGCYESTEHLENGRSKKTSYLSRSSSGFESSHLPSPESPSLPLTHPSLTPPGQEQRPNSLPPRIATLQGLVDDRMMEAGTLSQSLDSLGSHAALGFRRCYQALEEVHQDRELQGEPCGSTEEQEPAEPAEATELVPPSPCEKVGLIQVTAPCVSEAMVPVLLPVPSAWESVEATQVPSASETEDPSQAHETCAPGPAEETHFGSQREEPTHVSTAFVYEIDKLPAPTANCVSEPVEPSQPSVLCSSEHEEPTQASAPIACEVAEPTQFTAACASQTDEPMHASTSLSCDTELKHSTATFESESTERVQPNAPSLPETTQPSQFIVPCAVELVCEGQPPEKLVQMPPPSAAEQRPLRSLPHSPHSPVAPEQFDASSPAQVTNSTEVRQAHITVTPPSKKPHTQRGTKPPIPAKPKDYLPSSRSSIQPPARGPQQCPATHHTAVHSKPSEDPTTARQNSTSSSRTSENLGSAVDLACAPQPPLTPGSPTHRKLPGAGKRGTQGTMGHLEFLVEEKLASEGICLTEEPYSDKHGRCGIPLTLVQRYAEEFSEALGDTARVMDHIRVQQLHKEHRMAIPSKGLSVVCPM from the exons AAGGCCGACAGCAGAAAGAAGAATAAATCTTTCTGGCAGAATTTCCGCAAGTCTCAGAAAGGAACTGGAAGGCAAATGTCAAAAG GGGGGGAGGACCTGGGCTTCGTGGCCAGTGAGATCACCATGAGTGATGAGGAGCGGATCCagctgatgatgatggtgaaggAGAGGATGATCACTGTGGAGGAGGCTCTCGCACGG CTGAAGGAGTTCGAGAGCCAGAGCAGACAGGCCAGCAGCACAGACACGGCCGAGTGGAACCACAGCTCCAGCCCCTCAGTCAACGAGTCCAACAGCAAC TCGAGGGAGCAGTCTGAGGACGAGCTGGAGGACTCGGTCACGTTCCGCAGGCTGCACAAGCTGGTCAACTCCACGCGCCGCGTGCGCAAGAAGCTCATCCGCATCGACGAGTCCAAGAAGCCTGGATCTAGAG agTGTGCCAGCTCAGAGGCTTCTCCCTCTACTGAGGAGACCACTCCCATCTACTCAGGTGTGCAGAGGAAGCTGCTGGTCTCCCAGGGAGATGGCCTGGCCTCGgtgctgcaggagcagctcTCATTGGATGGAGACTCGGACAGCCTgaccacctctccctcctccagcaGCCTGGACACCTACAG CAGTCACAAGCTGTTCCGGGCCTTTGGGAAGTCCAGCAGCGGAGGCCTGATTGGGACGGGAGGCGTGGCCGGGGGCATACCTGGCCGAGGAGCGGGGAGCCCCCTGGCTCTGGGGGTGCTGGAGGCAGGCAGTGGCTCTTCTTTCTCCGAGGTGGAAGGGGGGTGCGAGGACGAGCCCCATATGTCCCGCTCTGCCACCGAGGGAGAGATGCGACGGGGGCTCAGCCTCAACTACCACGGG AGGACCTGTAGTTTTGGGGGGTTCGACCTCTCCAACCGCCCGCTGTATTCTCCCAGCACTCTGTGTGACCCCAAT GGTAAAGGCGGGGAGGACGGGCTGAGGGAGATGTCTCGTTCACCGGCCCCCACGCGGGTGTCTCTGGGGAAGAAGGTGAGATCCGTGAAGGAGACCATGAGGAAACGCATCTCCAAGAAGTACCACAGCCCCGTCAGCTCTGAGCAG TCCAGTCCCATCCGAGGCTGCAGCTCGCTGTCTCCCCCTCTGGACACAGACACCCTGGAGAAGCCTCGCCTCAAGGCTGGGGGCTCTGTGGAGAGCCTGAGGAGCTCCCTGAGTGGACAGAGCTCCATGa GTGGTCAGACGGTCAGCACTACAGACTCTTCGGCCAGTAACCGTGAGAGCGTCAAATCTGAGGAcgccgaggaggaggagctgccgTACCACGGCCCGTTCTGTGGCAGAGCGCAGGTGCACGCGGACTTCACCCCGAGTCCTTACGATACGGACTCCCTCAAACTCAAA AAAGGAGACGTGATTGACATCATCAGCAAGCCGCCCATGGGCACGTGGATGGGTCTGCTGAACAACAAAGTGGGCACGTTCAAGTTCATCTACGTGGACGTGCTGAGCGAGGAGGAGAAGCCCCGCAAGAGCAGCCGCAGGAGGAGGAAGGCCCGTCCGCCCAAGCCCACCTCCGTGGAGGAGCTCCTGGAGCGCATCAACCTCAAA GAACACATGCCGACATTCATGTTCAATGGCTATGAGGACCTGGACACCTTCAAGcttctggaggaggaggacctggAAGAGCTCAATATCAGAGACCCCCAGCACAAAGCTGTGCTGATGACTGCTGTAGAGCTACTGCAGGAGTACGACA GCAACAGTGATCCGGAGCGGGCAGGAGGCTCGAGCGGCTCCCAGGAGAAGCTGCTTCTAGAGGGGCCCGTCCCCGCCGGTGACTCCCCCCGCGACTCCGGCTGCTACGAGAGCACCGAGCACCTGGAGAACG GGAGGAGCAAAAAGACATCTTACTTAAGCAGGTCCTCGTCAGGGTTCGAGTCCAGCCACCTTCCTTCCCCCGAGTCCCCCAGCCTCCCCCTGACCCACCCAAGCCTCACTCCTCCTGGGCAGGAGCAGAGACccaactccctccctccccgcaTAGCAACCCTGCAGGGCCTAGTGGACGACCGCATGATGGAAGCCGGCACCCTCAGCCAGAGCTTGGACTCCCTGGGAAGCCATGCAGCTTTAGGGTTCAGGAGGTGCTACCAGGCACTGGAGGAGGTCCACCAGGACAGGGAGCTCCAGGGAGAGCCGTGTGGCAGCACAGAGGAGCAGGAACCAGCAGAACCAGCTGAAGCCACAGAGCTGGTCCCCCCATCTCCATGTGAGAAAGTGGGACTCATACAGGTGACTGCAccatgtgtgtctgaggctATGGTGCCAGTCCTGTTGCCTGTGCCCTCAGCATGGGAATCAGTGGAGGCAACACAAGTGCCCTCAGCATCTGAAACTGAAGATCCAAGTCAGGCCCACGAAACATGTGCACCTGGACCAGCAGAAGAGACTCATTTTGGGTCTCAAAGAGAGGAACCAACCCACGTCAGTACAGCCTTTGTGTATGAAATAGACAAACTACCAGCGCCGACTGCAAACTGTGTCTCTGAGCCAGTGGAACCATCACAGCCCAGCGTGCTTTGTTCATCTGAACATGAAGAACCAACACAAGCCAGTGCACCCATTGCATGTGAAGTAGCAGAACCAACACAGTTCACTGCAGCTTGTGCATCTCAAACAGATGAACCAATGCATGCTAGCACATCCTTGTCATGTGACACGGAGCTGAAACATTCAACTGCAACTTTTGAGTCTGAATCAACAGAAAGGGTGCAGCCAAATGCCCCTTCCTTACCCGAAACAACCCAACCATCACAGTTTATAGTCCCTTGTGCTGTGGAACTGGTTTGTGAAGGGCAGCCGCCTGAGAAGCTGGTTCAGATGCCCCCTCCATCAGCAGCGGAACAGCGGCCTTTGAGAAGTCTGCCCCATAGTCCCCACAGCCCTGTGGCACCTGAACAGTTTGATGCCTCATCACCTGCTCAGGTCACCAACTCCACGGAGGTCCGTCAGGCTCACATCACAGTCACACCACCATCTAAGAAGCCCCACACCCAAAGGGGCACCAAGCCCCCGATTCCTGCTAAACCCAAAGACTATTTGCCCAGCAGTAGAAGCTCAATACAGCCACCAGCCAGGGGCCCTCAGCAGTGTCCTGCCACTCACCACACCGCTGTACATTCCAAACCATCTGAAGATCCCACCACTGCTCGCCAGAACAGCACCTCAAGCTCCAGGACATCTGAGAACCTCGGCTCCGCTGTGGATCTGGCCTGTGCTCCTCAGCCACCCCTCACCCCAGGATCTCCAACACACAGGAAGCTGCCAGGTGCAGGCAAGAGGGGCACTCAGGGCACCATGGGACACCTGGAGTTTCTCGTGGAGGAAAAGCTGGCATCGGAGGGGATCTGCCTCACTGAGGAGCCATACTCTGACAAG CATGGTCGCTGTGGGATTCCCCTTACTCTGGTCCAGAGGTATGCTGAGGAGTTCAGCGAGGCTCTGGGTGACACAGCCAGGGTCATGGACCACATCAGAGTCCAGCAGCTTCACAAGGAGCATCGTATGGCT aTCCCATCCAAAGGGCTGTCCGTGGTGTGTCCCATGTAG
- the sash1b gene encoding SAM and SH3 domain-containing protein 1 isoform X2 encodes MEEEEEDATENIYSVCHASDSFRSVWADVMNLLDGSLGNIEDLAQEYSEYYSTSLSDVCNRMEELRKRKVAQDTETAKIEPISTSLQLRSEIQESLGLSSAMSTPETERKLSMHKSSSEDGIGGKADSRKKNKSFWQNFRKSQKGTGRQMSKGGEDLGFVASEITMSDEERIQLMMMVKERMITVEEALARLKEFESQSRQASSTDTAEWNHSSSPSVNESNSNSREQSEDELEDSVTFRRLHKLVNSTRRVRKKLIRIDESKKPGSRECASSEASPSTEETTPIYSGVQRKLLVSQGDGLASVLQEQLSLDGDSDSLTTSPSSSSLDTYSSHKLFRAFGKSSSGGLIGTGGVAGGIPGRGAGSPLALGVLEAGSGSSFSEVEGGCEDEPHMSRSATEGEMRRGLSLNYHGRTCSFGGFDLSNRPLYSPSTLCDPNGKGGEDGLREMSRSPAPTRVSLGKKVRSVKETMRKRISKKYHSPVSSEQSSPIRGCSSLSPPLDTDTLEKPRLKAGGSVESLRSSLSGQSSMSGQTVSTTDSSASNRESVKSEDAEEEELPYHGPFCGRAQVHADFTPSPYDTDSLKLKKGDVIDIISKPPMGTWMGLLNNKVGTFKFIYVDVLSEEEKPRKSSRRRRKARPPKPTSVEELLERINLKEHMPTFMFNGYEDLDTFKLLEEEDLEELNIRDPQHKAVLMTAVELLQEYDSNSDPERAGGSSGSQEKLLLEGPVPAGDSPRDSGCYESTEHLENGRSKKTSYLSRSSSGFESSHLPSPESPSLPLTHPSLTPPGQEQRPNSLPPRIATLQGLVDDRMMEAGTLSQSLDSLGSHAALGFRRCYQALEEVHQDRELQGEPCGSTEEQEPAEPAEATELVPPSPCEKVGLIQVTAPCVSEAMVPVLLPVPSAWESVEATQVPSASETEDPSQAHETCAPGPAEETHFGSQREEPTHVSTAFVYEIDKLPAPTANCVSEPVEPSQPSVLCSSEHEEPTQASAPIACEVAEPTQFTAACASQTDEPMHASTSLSCDTELKHSTATFESESTERVQPNAPSLPETTQPSQFIVPCAVELVCEGQPPEKLVQMPPPSAAEQRPLRSLPHSPHSPVAPEQFDASSPAQVTNSTEVRQAHITVTPPSKKPHTQRGTKPPIPAKPKDYLPSSRSSIQPPARGPQQCPATHHTAVHSKPSEDPTTARQNSTSSSRTSENLGSAVDLACAPQPPLTPGSPTHRKLPGAGKRGTQGTMGHLEFLVEEKLASEGICLTEEPYSDKHGRCGIPLTLVQRYAEEFSEALGDTARVMDHIRVQQLHKEHRMAIPSKGLSVVCPM; translated from the exons AAGGCCGACAGCAGAAAGAAGAATAAATCTTTCTGGCAGAATTTCCGCAAGTCTCAGAAAGGAACTGGAAGGCAAATGTCAAAAG GGGGGGAGGACCTGGGCTTCGTGGCCAGTGAGATCACCATGAGTGATGAGGAGCGGATCCagctgatgatgatggtgaaggAGAGGATGATCACTGTGGAGGAGGCTCTCGCACGG CTGAAGGAGTTCGAGAGCCAGAGCAGACAGGCCAGCAGCACAGACACGGCCGAGTGGAACCACAGCTCCAGCCCCTCAGTCAACGAGTCCAACAGCAAC TCGAGGGAGCAGTCTGAGGACGAGCTGGAGGACTCGGTCACGTTCCGCAGGCTGCACAAGCTGGTCAACTCCACGCGCCGCGTGCGCAAGAAGCTCATCCGCATCGACGAGTCCAAGAAGCCTGGATCTAGAG agTGTGCCAGCTCAGAGGCTTCTCCCTCTACTGAGGAGACCACTCCCATCTACTCAGGTGTGCAGAGGAAGCTGCTGGTCTCCCAGGGAGATGGCCTGGCCTCGgtgctgcaggagcagctcTCATTGGATGGAGACTCGGACAGCCTgaccacctctccctcctccagcaGCCTGGACACCTACAG CAGTCACAAGCTGTTCCGGGCCTTTGGGAAGTCCAGCAGCGGAGGCCTGATTGGGACGGGAGGCGTGGCCGGGGGCATACCTGGCCGAGGAGCGGGGAGCCCCCTGGCTCTGGGGGTGCTGGAGGCAGGCAGTGGCTCTTCTTTCTCCGAGGTGGAAGGGGGGTGCGAGGACGAGCCCCATATGTCCCGCTCTGCCACCGAGGGAGAGATGCGACGGGGGCTCAGCCTCAACTACCACGGG AGGACCTGTAGTTTTGGGGGGTTCGACCTCTCCAACCGCCCGCTGTATTCTCCCAGCACTCTGTGTGACCCCAAT GGTAAAGGCGGGGAGGACGGGCTGAGGGAGATGTCTCGTTCACCGGCCCCCACGCGGGTGTCTCTGGGGAAGAAGGTGAGATCCGTGAAGGAGACCATGAGGAAACGCATCTCCAAGAAGTACCACAGCCCCGTCAGCTCTGAGCAG TCCAGTCCCATCCGAGGCTGCAGCTCGCTGTCTCCCCCTCTGGACACAGACACCCTGGAGAAGCCTCGCCTCAAGGCTGGGGGCTCTGTGGAGAGCCTGAGGAGCTCCCTGAGTGGACAGAGCTCCATGa GTGGTCAGACGGTCAGCACTACAGACTCTTCGGCCAGTAACCGTGAGAGCGTCAAATCTGAGGAcgccgaggaggaggagctgccgTACCACGGCCCGTTCTGTGGCAGAGCGCAGGTGCACGCGGACTTCACCCCGAGTCCTTACGATACGGACTCCCTCAAACTCAAA AAAGGAGACGTGATTGACATCATCAGCAAGCCGCCCATGGGCACGTGGATGGGTCTGCTGAACAACAAAGTGGGCACGTTCAAGTTCATCTACGTGGACGTGCTGAGCGAGGAGGAGAAGCCCCGCAAGAGCAGCCGCAGGAGGAGGAAGGCCCGTCCGCCCAAGCCCACCTCCGTGGAGGAGCTCCTGGAGCGCATCAACCTCAAA GAACACATGCCGACATTCATGTTCAATGGCTATGAGGACCTGGACACCTTCAAGcttctggaggaggaggacctggAAGAGCTCAATATCAGAGACCCCCAGCACAAAGCTGTGCTGATGACTGCTGTAGAGCTACTGCAGGAGTACGACA GCAACAGTGATCCGGAGCGGGCAGGAGGCTCGAGCGGCTCCCAGGAGAAGCTGCTTCTAGAGGGGCCCGTCCCCGCCGGTGACTCCCCCCGCGACTCCGGCTGCTACGAGAGCACCGAGCACCTGGAGAACG GGAGGAGCAAAAAGACATCTTACTTAAGCAGGTCCTCGTCAGGGTTCGAGTCCAGCCACCTTCCTTCCCCCGAGTCCCCCAGCCTCCCCCTGACCCACCCAAGCCTCACTCCTCCTGGGCAGGAGCAGAGACccaactccctccctccccgcaTAGCAACCCTGCAGGGCCTAGTGGACGACCGCATGATGGAAGCCGGCACCCTCAGCCAGAGCTTGGACTCCCTGGGAAGCCATGCAGCTTTAGGGTTCAGGAGGTGCTACCAGGCACTGGAGGAGGTCCACCAGGACAGGGAGCTCCAGGGAGAGCCGTGTGGCAGCACAGAGGAGCAGGAACCAGCAGAACCAGCTGAAGCCACAGAGCTGGTCCCCCCATCTCCATGTGAGAAAGTGGGACTCATACAGGTGACTGCAccatgtgtgtctgaggctATGGTGCCAGTCCTGTTGCCTGTGCCCTCAGCATGGGAATCAGTGGAGGCAACACAAGTGCCCTCAGCATCTGAAACTGAAGATCCAAGTCAGGCCCACGAAACATGTGCACCTGGACCAGCAGAAGAGACTCATTTTGGGTCTCAAAGAGAGGAACCAACCCACGTCAGTACAGCCTTTGTGTATGAAATAGACAAACTACCAGCGCCGACTGCAAACTGTGTCTCTGAGCCAGTGGAACCATCACAGCCCAGCGTGCTTTGTTCATCTGAACATGAAGAACCAACACAAGCCAGTGCACCCATTGCATGTGAAGTAGCAGAACCAACACAGTTCACTGCAGCTTGTGCATCTCAAACAGATGAACCAATGCATGCTAGCACATCCTTGTCATGTGACACGGAGCTGAAACATTCAACTGCAACTTTTGAGTCTGAATCAACAGAAAGGGTGCAGCCAAATGCCCCTTCCTTACCCGAAACAACCCAACCATCACAGTTTATAGTCCCTTGTGCTGTGGAACTGGTTTGTGAAGGGCAGCCGCCTGAGAAGCTGGTTCAGATGCCCCCTCCATCAGCAGCGGAACAGCGGCCTTTGAGAAGTCTGCCCCATAGTCCCCACAGCCCTGTGGCACCTGAACAGTTTGATGCCTCATCACCTGCTCAGGTCACCAACTCCACGGAGGTCCGTCAGGCTCACATCACAGTCACACCACCATCTAAGAAGCCCCACACCCAAAGGGGCACCAAGCCCCCGATTCCTGCTAAACCCAAAGACTATTTGCCCAGCAGTAGAAGCTCAATACAGCCACCAGCCAGGGGCCCTCAGCAGTGTCCTGCCACTCACCACACCGCTGTACATTCCAAACCATCTGAAGATCCCACCACTGCTCGCCAGAACAGCACCTCAAGCTCCAGGACATCTGAGAACCTCGGCTCCGCTGTGGATCTGGCCTGTGCTCCTCAGCCACCCCTCACCCCAGGATCTCCAACACACAGGAAGCTGCCAGGTGCAGGCAAGAGGGGCACTCAGGGCACCATGGGACACCTGGAGTTTCTCGTGGAGGAAAAGCTGGCATCGGAGGGGATCTGCCTCACTGAGGAGCCATACTCTGACAAG CATGGTCGCTGTGGGATTCCCCTTACTCTGGTCCAGAGGTATGCTGAGGAGTTCAGCGAGGCTCTGGGTGACACAGCCAGGGTCATGGACCACATCAGAGTCCAGCAGCTTCACAAGGAGCATCGTATGGCT aTCCCATCCAAAGGGCTGTCCGTGGTGTGTCCCATGTAG